A genomic region of Actinomycetota bacterium contains the following coding sequences:
- a CDS encoding cyclase family protein has translation MTELIDVSLPIGPDLLTWPGDPGIEILPASRIADGDPANVSQLRLGSHTGTHVDPPVHFVEGGATADQLSLDVLVGDALVVELPEADGPIPRRDLEALAIPDGAARLLIKTPNSRLWSRRPVEFPEHFGCLSADAARWVVERGIRLVGIDFLSIESSPEGTYPVHHTLLEAGVIILEGLDLAAVDPGEYRLTCLPLLIAGGDGAPARAVLRPR, from the coding sequence GTGACCGAGCTCATCGACGTCTCGCTCCCCATCGGCCCTGACCTGCTGACGTGGCCCGGCGACCCGGGAATCGAGATCCTGCCCGCCTCCCGCATCGCCGACGGCGACCCGGCCAACGTCTCCCAGCTGCGGCTGGGGTCGCACACCGGGACCCACGTCGATCCGCCGGTGCACTTCGTGGAAGGCGGCGCCACCGCCGACCAGCTCTCGCTCGACGTCCTGGTCGGAGACGCGCTGGTGGTGGAGCTTCCCGAGGCCGACGGCCCGATCCCGCGCCGGGACCTCGAGGCGCTGGCCATCCCCGACGGCGCCGCCCGCCTGCTGATCAAGACGCCGAACTCCCGCCTGTGGTCCCGGCGGCCGGTGGAGTTCCCGGAGCACTTCGGCTGCCTGTCGGCGGACGCCGCCCGCTGGGTGGTGGAGCGGGGGATCCGCCTGGTGGGGATCGACTTCCTGTCCATCGAGTCCAGCCCCGAAGGAACCTACCCGGTCCACCACACGCTGCTCGAAGCGGGCGTGATCATCCTGGAGGGGCTCGACCTCGCGGCCGTGGACCCGGGGGAGTACCGGCTCACGTGCCTGCCGTTGCTGATCGCGGGCGGCGACGGTGCCCCGGCCCGAGCCGTGCTGCGTCCCCGCTGA
- a CDS encoding zf-HC2 domain-containing protein: MSTPELTCMELTELVTEYLEGSLPPPDRARFEGHVAVCDGCTAYLEEMRQTIRLVGSLSEEAIPTDARDALLQAFRGWKASR; the protein is encoded by the coding sequence ATGAGCACGCCGGAGCTGACATGCATGGAGCTGACCGAGCTCGTGACCGAGTACCTGGAGGGCAGCCTCCCGCCGCCGGATCGGGCGCGGTTCGAGGGCCACGTCGCGGTGTGCGACGGGTGCACCGCCTACCTGGAGGAGATGCGGCAGACCATCCGCCTGGTGGGCTCGCTGTCCGAGGAGGCCATCCCGACGGACGCGCGCGACGCGCTGCTCCAGGCGTTCCGCGGCTGGAAGGCGAGCCGGTGA